The Apus apus isolate bApuApu2 chromosome 1, bApuApu2.pri.cur, whole genome shotgun sequence nucleotide sequence CTAAAACGCCACACCCACAGCAGCCAGAATGAGCTGGTTTGCAGGCGTTCCTCTTCCTTCATAATGGCTCAGGGGTAGCAGTTCATCTTCTTCACCATTTGTGTCAGTGCACCCAGTCTTTGGGATTGCGCAGAACCTCCAGGATTTCTGCTTCTTTGGAGCTCTCTGGAGGGGTGTGCATGTACTCCcacctgcagggagaggggaaactCACTCGACTGCCCAGCTGGCTGCCACTGACTTGAGCTGCCTCTTCTGAGGGTGCAGAGCTGCACAAACAGCTCACACTCTCACATCACACAGATGGGTAAGGCCACAAATCATTAAGttcagtaaaaacaaataacacTGGAAGAGACAGGAGAAATGTTAACTTCATCTTCTTCCCAACTTCTGGAAAGgctggaagaacagaaaaagagcaaTGCCCTCTACCCCACAATCCATCCAGGTTTAGTTTCAAAGATCGTTTAGCAGTCTCTTGTGGCACAATAGTATCACCAGGAAAACAAGTCAAAAAAGAACCCAGAGAAAAGAGTGTGAGGATACAAGGCCAAAGGGAAATTGCCAGCTTCAAACTTTTTATATCTTGATCCTGATGCAATACTTTCAGCCAGCCAGGGCAAGTTTTTCCAGAAGCTGGACTGGAAGCACTACAAGTCCATATTGAATCTTGGGTTTTGAAACAAAGTTGATGAGAAACTTTTTATTGGAAAGTCCATTAAGaggcaaaacagagaaaaaaaactgacTACAAACCAGAGGGGacaagtgtctttttttttttcttttttttttttttttacccagaaaGGACCCATCCATGCTATGAAGCGAGCTATTTACATTGatgaaaacatgcaaaatcAGAACATCCCAACAACAAAATAGGACTCTGCTTCACCACCAGGTCAAGGACACCTCTAGTGTGGACAGTGGGATAAAGCTATATGATGAAACAGGACTTGCCTGCATGGTTAAAGTTAAAAGGTCAGTTTTTCTAGCAGAGGCAGGTGAGAGTAATGAAGTCTTACAAAATTCGTAATAAGATCTGTGCTACTCAGCACATCGAAAAGCAGCCTAGAAAGGGGAGCAAACATTAAATGACAGTTTGCTGACATTACAAGATTAAGAAAGGTagtttaaaacattaaaaagcagtttaaaagtTAATATCAAGCCAAGCAAACGAGCAATACAACAGTGGGTGAAATACACTGATGACAGATCTGAAGTgatgaacacagaaaaaagttaCATACACAGTGAGAGACTAAGTTAACTTGTATTGCCCAGAGTAGATCACGGCATCATAACAATTGTATGAAAAAGCCTGCTAGCTGCTTAGCAGCTGTCAAAACCAGCAAACAGCATACCAGGATTAAGAAAGGAATAATGAGCAACATCATTATGCCACTGTGTGAGTCAGAAGAATCCTTGCGTCTTGGATACACACGTAGCTTATGTTGCCTGTTCCTGATCCCAGTTGAGAAAGGGCACAGAAAACTTAAGCCTAGAGAAAAGTGGCAAATGTGATCAAAGGTACGGAACAGTTTCTGTGTAAGAGGGAGAACTCTCAGCCTGGAAATAAGACAACAACCAGAAGCCTGTAAAACAAGAACTGTTatggagaaaatgaagaggaagCAAATCTAGTTACTCACTGGAAAGTTGAACAAGGTCATCAGGCACAAGTAGAAAACAAAGACACTTTTTCATGCAGTTAAACTGTGGAACTCCGTGCCACAGGCTTGTCAGGACTGCCAGAAGCTGACATGGTTTCCAAGAGCTACTAAACAAAAAACCATGCAGCAAGGAAGGGAAACCTATTGAGATGTACTAAGCATAAAAAacaccacttttttttcttggtcagAAAATATCTACGCCATACATTATTGGCAACTGGGCAAGTGTCGCAGGCCAGAGAAAGGATGTCTGTGTATTTGGCCAGTTCTTGTATTGGGCATGAACTAACCACTGATAAAGAGATTGGACACCAGGACAGACCTTTGATTTAAtcctataaaatattttaataagaacagtgctgttctggtttggtgggttttttggtagcaggggaagggccccaggagtaGCTcgggtaagaagctgagaagctccccctgctccaaaacccaacCAAGGAGCtattagagggacaacagatgtgcctcagcaattaacatatgaaagaacagatgtaacacctgagcagagaagcacttgggggagaagagctgtgctggagaggcagagcggtgctggtggttgctgaggaagaagtggaagaaggtgcccaagcagaagtttccctgcaacccatggcgagatggcagctgtccccctgcactcatggaggaacgtggtagaacattccctgaaggtgccagaaggggtgaacttggccattGGACTTGGATTTTGCGGCCAGtatttttgctgccagtggactctgattgtgcagctttggaagaccccagtgccaggggaatCGGgtgttcccgaagcagcctgtgactgtgGGAagctgaggctggagcagcttgctccagaccttgtgggaaggactctctcccatgggagagaccccatggggaagcagggaaggaatccttcttcctgatggcgcagcaagaaccaccagcctgtggaactgactctaaaccccatcccctgtccccttGTGCCactggggagaagggagagaaaccgggaacaaagcaatttgggcccgggaaaaagggaggggtggggtaacatatgcaagccctgctctgtgtgttgtctgtgtcctgtgtgtgtttgatgagtgtgaaatcaaattattattttttccccaagttgagtctgttttgcccaggactttaatcagtgaagaaccctccttgttctttgtctcaacccatcagctttgtcctcctcatcccagtgggGTCAGggctgagtgagcggccatggggctgctcctttgttgGGCCTAAACCATGACAAGTGCCAACCTGCAAGTCCACATAAGTATGCCCTTACCTTGCAGTCAGCGGCAGAGACATGAGAATGCTTTCAATTCTTGATCCTGGGGTGAGGAGGCCAAATTTTGTACCTCTGTCATAAACCAAGTTGAACTCTACATACCTATGGGGAGTGGagagatgaaacagaaaaccaagTTTATTACCAGAACTTGCTTGTGGCTTCTTCAGTTAGCAGACATCAGACAAAACAGCCTGTACTTCTGCTGTGTTGGGTCTCAGAACAAACCGTGGTCTGGGGCCAACTGTTCTCTAGCATTCTCTGCGTAGGGATGCAGGTGTGATCTTCCCACTCCGCAAAGCGCCAGAAGTAATGACTTTCTCTAACAGACTATGGCAGACAAACTAAACTCCTCAAGGCGAGCATTCTGCATTACCGAATAGGATGCATGACTCCCTCACCCTTACGCTTCTCGTGTCACAGGGCAGTCTTATCACTGGGCTACAGGAGAGGGCAGGATTCAGGACACCAAGCACGTACACAGCCCCTTGCCTGttacaaagcagcagcttctcttggGTTTTGAAGGTGATGGAGAGAAACTGGCATTTTTATAAGATCTGCTTGTGCTGCAACATGGGGGGGAGGGCCATGGATGAGGGTGTGCTAGTATCTTCTTTGCACCCTCCCCAGAAATCTAGCACTGGATTTCAAAAATAGTTCTGTGCACAGAAATACTTAAGTTCTCTGGCAAGCTTTAGAATGCTCATGCAAACTCAGCCCACACTACAACAAGACAGAAATCCTGCAACCACGAAGAactagctgtttttttcttgccagcACAGTCCACCTCCTATGTATTCTTTTGCTCCTTCAGTACTCACCGTCCTCTTCGAAGCTGCTGCCATAGCTTTTCCTCTGGTGTGAAGGAGTCATGGCAGTGCCTTTTCACAATGGGAATGTAACAAGGCACAACAGCTTTGGCACAACTCTTCACAAACTGGAATACCTCCTCCTTGGAGGGAGAGTCCACATCGTCAAAAAATATGCCTCCAATCCCTCTTCGCTCACCACGGTGCTTGATGTAGAAGTAGTCATCGCACCTAGAAGAGGTAGCAGACAATTATTAATACAGTCCAGAGTACTCAAATAAATTAGCAGAACTCCAGTTAtattggggcaatcccaagcacagataCAGGCTGGTTGAAGAATGGACCAAGAACAGCCTcaagaaggacctgggagtgttggTCAATGAAAATCTCAATATGAGCTGGAAAAGTGAActcgcagcccagaaagccaaccacatcctgggctgcatcaaaagcagtgtggccagcagggacagggaggtgattctccccctctgctctgctctcattaGTAGTACTCATCtgtagtactgtgtccagttctcgagcccccaacacaggaaggacagaaagctcttggagtgagtccagagaagggccacaaagatgatgtaagggctggagcacctctgctatgaatacaggctgagagagttggggctgttcagcctggccCTAGCTCTGGGAAGACCGtatagcagccttctagtacctgaagggggactacaggaaagctggggagggacttctcagcaaggcctgtagtgataggacaaagggtgaTGATTTTAAGCTGTAAGtggagagatttaggttagacatcaggaagaaatcctttagtgtgagggtggtgagacactggcacaggtttgcctggggaagttgtggatgtctgggctctgagcaacctggtctagtggcaggtgtccctgaaCGTACCAACCCAAGAGGAGACAAGAAAGCCATGGTCACttaaggaaaaatgaaaagggagaCAGCCTTCCTTCAAAAAAGGCTTTTTACTAAGTAAACCTGGAAGGTGGAGTCATCCTAGCAGTGGCTTTTCATGGCTCACTTTCAGGTTTATGAAGGAGTAGGTGTAGCTTATCCTACAACAGGGAGGCAATTAAATCCCTTCTGTGTTTACTGGGAGTATGTAAGTGTGCAATTACTATAAATCAGCTGATGCGTCATATTCACACCCTGTCTTGCTTTCATAGCTGCTTGCTTGGGCAGCCATACTCTGCAAATCTTCACATGGGGGAGAAATGGAAGGGAGGTAGGAAGCAGAAACCATCAACAGCAAGGAAACCCTGCCTTCCTTAAGGACTAGTTTTTGATACATGTATCCAACCACAGTTGCTGTTCTCAAGTAATGTAAATGGCATGGCCACAGcagaaaagacatggagatATAACAGATAACCtaagctattttttttattcactagGATGatcagtttggggttttttaatagcAGCAGAGAGTTAGGAAAAAGGCTGAgtaagaaatgcaaaacaaaacaagcctgACTAAAGTCTTCAAGTAGATCAGTGACAGTGTGGTAAACATAAGAGATGTTCTGTTTGAGAAAGGTGGGAAGAGGGGCAACACTAGTTAGTAAAGCTTAGAGGAGATTCACACTGCTACAGCAatgagcacagctgctgcttacAGCAAACACTCATGCTGGGACTGAGAAAACTGCCTTTGTCCATGCGATACAATTAGTCCTCCCCTGAACTGCCTTCAAACTAAGAAAAGGCTTCCTTCtctccaaccccctgcagctGGCATTATCATCCTACTTGCATTGCAAACATCGTGACCATTAAGGCACACACTCTGAACTACCATGCAAAAATTCCTCAGAGAACAAGACTGTAGTCTTAAGATTGTAAGACTTCTCTACTAAGTGCCTACTACTGTGCTTCTCTACTAAGTGGTTCACACCAGAGCTACAACACCCGCTTTATCTCTTCTCCTCAGACAAGACCTGGTAGCTTACAAATGGGTAACCCCACCTTCCTGGGTACCACAGCTTGTAGCAGATAGGATTATCAGACACAGAGCAGTGAGTTCCCACTGAACAGTGAAGGACCCCATCACCTGTATCTCTCAGCTCAAGAATATTCAGAGTTTGCATAGGAAAAGAATAAGCTTTTCAAGTCTCAGTGAATGTGTCACTGGAAACAAAAGTACAGCTCCATCAAAAGTATGAAGCTTCTACATGAAGGACAAGCTCCTTCATCTAcctggcaaaaagaaaataaaggtcatGAAGGTCAGACTCAAGAGAAAAACTGTAATGGGATTTTCAGAACTGCAGTGCTGGTACGAGAGGTGACACTAAAGTAATTTACCATGAGTTCACTGAAAGATGAATTAGTGCAAGTCTATTGGGCCAAAGTCTTGTCCTAGCTTACCAGTGgctaaaaggaatttttaagtTGCCTAGTGAAGCCTGTGGCGTATAAAGCCTTGCAGAGTCAGGTTAGTTTTTATTCAGGCTGTAGACTTATGATCCTAGTTGTCAGTCCTCTTATTTGAAAAACTCCAACCTCTGTAAGTAAGAGATTGCTTTAAAACTCCACTTTGTTTCAGTGCACATCTGCTGATTTTCATTAGGATATGCTGATACTTTTCAAAAGGCAGCAGGACCTACTGTTCCAAGAGTACACTTAACTGGCAATATCCATGTCATCTTTTGCTCCCATGAAAAGAACCCAAGTGCATCTCACCCACATACCATTTCTTATACTTGGGATACAGCTTCAGATCATGCTTGTCACAGGCTTCTTTCAGAGTCTTGTGAAAATGAACAGCATCCTCCTCATTCAAGTAAGTTGGAGTGAGGTCAGTGCCACCACCAAACCACCACTGTTTATTTCCTATAGGAGAGAGGCAAGCAGcaacatttctcttttaaagttCCAAACAGAAACACATTGCTGGTAGTTCACCAAGGACTGACAACTACTTTTACAATACAAACCCACTATTCAGTGGTGTTCCTAAATATCAAGCATGAAAACTTTCAGAGACTTcaggaaaacatgaaacaacTTTCAAAGCAGTGAAAACCATTTGTTCAATATTTTGGACCACTGACCCTGACTACAGGGTATCTGCTTTAGAAGACAGGCAACTCCTGTTCaagaatacagaaatattttactgcatGCCAAAGAAAGGGTACATTATTATTAAATCCAGGGAAGTAATTGACTAGACATTATCTAAAACGCTCTaggaaaataactgaaagaaaatgctgtttgagCTTCTGACAGTACACACCCCGTCACAAAGGACAGACGAGCTTTCTGACAGTGCATCCTCTCAGCTTCTGAGACAAAGGCACGTTCCAACCACAATGCTTATCAGTCCTTCACACATCTTTCTTCTCCTAAATTCTAGAATTGGTTCTTTGAATGtgttttacatgtatttataaCCTCCTACGTGTTACCTGAAATATACCCCTGGTATAGGCTGCAAAAAGTGAACTGCAACCACCTCTATGGTACCCAGAGGTGCACATCACGTTGGTTTTCCAGATGCACAAACGAAGGCCCAGAGATTAAGCGATCCACTGGTGCACAAACCGACTCTTGGCACAGCTGGGAACAAAACTTAAGCTCTCCCCCTAGCCTTGCGTTCATGCTTCCTTCATACAGAGCCGTATGTTTCATAAATACTTCACTGGATTATAGTTCTTACCATCTGCTTCCTCAATTTCAAAGTATCTGTAGTTGAAGTGCATGGTTGGAACATGAGGGTTCTTTGGATGGATAACGGAGCTCACACCCATGGCACAAAAAGGCAGCTTCCCTAGACAGAAAGAtgcatagaaaaaaacccctcccgTTCTTCAAATAACttcatttataataatttaagGAACATCACTATTTATCATTAAGTTAAAAGCTATTCTTCCACTACACAAGAACTTCTCATAATTATGAATCAGTGTGCAAATTACTTCTCATTCACACATTCCTGTGCACCTAAGCAattgcttttttctcctctttgtccTAAAATGCAAAAGTATGTCAGACCACCTATTAGATTAAGATTGCTTAAAACATAAAGCACTGCTGAGGCTTTCGACCACCCCCAGACCCACAATTACGCTTTGTGACCTGAACGTGGGTTGAATCACCTTTAGCCTTCTTCGGGTCTTTTCGGTTTTCTGCCTTCACTTATTTGCAACATAACTCCTGTGCTGTTTCACTGCTGAGCTACAGCGTCGTTGAGAAACAGCCTCTGCCTACGGCACACTGCCAAAAGCAGCAAGGCAGAGGGAGAAGCACCTAGCTTTTTAGGGAGACGGAACTCCACCTGCCAGGCTTCCTGGTTAGAAACCACCCTGACACACCAGAAACCCTCCCTTCAGCGTTGGCCGGCCCGGCCTTTCTCACGTCCTGCTCACAGGCCAGGCTGCTTTCAGAGTACCACGGGGAAAACACGTCCCGGTCCCGACCCGACCTCCCCGCCGGACCCCCTCACCGTCTTTGGCCTTCAGAGACTTCCCCCTGCTCCGCATCTGCCGCGCCGCCTCCTCGGACAGGAGCCCGAACACGACGGACACGTTCACGCCCGCCTTCTCGAAGACCTGCCCGTCCTGCAGCACGCAGCTGATGCCACCTCCACCTGCCAAAGCCGGGGTCACTCCGCGCCGGAGCCGCGGCCTCCCCGGGGTGACCGTGCCCGGGGCAGacccccgcctcccgccccgtgtaccttccttcctctcccaggTGTCGACGGAGAAGGAGGCGCCGGGGTCCAGCGCGGCCAGGGCGCGGCAGACCTCCGCCTGCGTCTCCATGATGAGCAGCTCCATGCGGCTCCgcagctcccgccgccgccgccgcagctcccgcagcccGCTCACCGGCGGCGCCATGAACCGCCGCCGCAGCTCCTCGTCCTCCTTCTCGTCCTcgtcctccccggacgccgccgccgcggcctcctgctgctgccgccgccacagccccagccccagcccgcCCAGCGCccctgccgccgccgccagcAGCGCAGCCCGCCGGGACCCCCCACCTGCCGCCACCCCCGGCGGCGCGGAGCCCAGCGCCCGGCGGCCCGTCGCGGCGGGCAGGcggagggcgggcgggcggcgggcagCCCCGCGGAGCAGCTTGGCGGCCGCCGCCATGACGGGCACCAGCGCCGCActgccggcggggcggggcgggagccgGGGCGGGAGCCGGGAGGGGCGGGATCCCGGGCGGGAGCCGGGGCgggagccggggcggggcgggatCCCGGGCGGGAGCCGGGGCgggagccggggcggggcgTGGCGGGAATCGGGGCGGGAGTCGGGGCGGGGCGTGGCGGGAATCGGGGCGGGAGTCGGGGCGGGGCGGGATCccaggcggggcggggcgggagtcggggcggggcggggtgggatcccgggcggggcgggacggggcgggagCCAGGCGGGGCGGGatcccgggcggggcggggcgggatcccgggcggggcggggcgggagccgAGGCCGCTCGGCGCGGGATGCGAACCCATGTTGCGGGACGTGGGTATCGGTCTGTGCCAGTCCAGGAGGGTCGGCCCGGGCTGGGCGCTGTGCGGCGGTGCAGGAGCCCCGTAGCCCCGCCGGCTGGGCGCTACCGGAGCCGGGCCGCCCGCTCCGTGCCGGCGCTGGGCGAGGGGCTGCCGGCCTTGCGGCCACGAAGCGGGTCTGCGTTCCTTGTAGCGAATCGCCCGCTCCGACAGCTGCTTGAGGCCGCGGAGTCGTGCGGGTAAGAGCTTGAGCGGGGCCAGGCGTGGCTGGAAGATGTATTTTGTTGAGTGGGATGGCTCGCCTGGGTACGGCGTTGCTGGTTTTTTCACTTGTAGTCCTTTTCAGAatctgggcagcctgtgggACTGTGCGACGGGAATATTTCCTCTGGGTTTGAGAAGGCACATGCTTACGCCTTCTTTCTGAAGTTGAAGTGTGTTCTCTTTCCTAATGAACTGAGAATTCAGAGCAATGAGAAGGGTTGTGCAGAGTCGGATGTGGAAAGGTGCAGCGTGGCACCAACGTAAGAGTTCTGAGTTTGATTTTCTGGGTGCTGATGGTGACATCCGATCCATCaaaactattttctgttttctcagctgCCTCGGCATTCCTGTGTCAGCAGCAAGGCAGTACAACAAGCCAACCAGCGCAATGACAAAAGACTTCAGCAAGCAAGTAAAACGACAGTTTTCCTTAAGCGAACACGTAGGCAACAGTGCAGTCATTGCTGATGGTGCTGTGCTGAACCTGGCTGTAAGGGTCTTCTTTCGGCTCAAACAGCTGAATTcctaatgttatttttttaataagcataCTATTATTTTCTAATAAGCGATTACATTTATTAAACTGTCATTGGCTGAGGACCCATGTGGGAGTTTTGCTGAGAAAAATAACAGCTACCTCAaaagcccagccctgcaaggTTTGTACTCTGGTATGGGGCCGTTCCTCAGAAACAGTGACCTTCTGTGATTTCAGGGCTGTTTTGCACCTGAAGTAGCCAAGAGATCGGTTTCGAGACTGGTTCTGTGAAAGGCAAGGAGGTTTGCCCCTGATATGGATCAGGGCTCCGTTACCTGTTTCTCTTCATTGTAGGGTAATTTGAGCTGGGGGAGGTCTGTGTAAAGCGATAACCGTTCACTCGAAGGCTTAGTCCGTTTTCTCATTTCTGGTTTGATTCTGTTCTTTGACAGCAGAGGATGCTGTGAAGCAGCTGGAGTTCTGCAAGTaagaagggaaggaaacctGTAAGCTGAGCTCTCTCCTGCCATAAGCTGGAGGACAGGATCGCTGATGAGCCAGGAGACCTGTGCCACTGGAGATAGGAGTGAGGGAAGGACTGTGTCATTATTTGCAGGAGCCATCTGGAAAAAAGTACTGAGGCCAAAAGACatgtaaaatgcatttatacTAATGAACATtgtatcattttttttcccctattagGTTGATTGCATACTGATGTGTGTGAGATGCTCAACA carries:
- the CPOX gene encoding oxygen-dependent coproporphyrinogen-III oxidase, mitochondrial; amino-acid sequence: MAAAAKLLRGAARRPPALRLPAATGRRALGSAPPGVAAGGGSRRAALLAAAAGALGGLGLGLWRRQQQEAAAAASGEDEDEKEDEELRRRFMAPPVSGLRELRRRRRELRSRMELLIMETQAEVCRALAALDPGASFSVDTWERKEGGGGISCVLQDGQVFEKAGVNVSVVFGLLSEEAARQMRSRGKSLKAKDGKLPFCAMGVSSVIHPKNPHVPTMHFNYRYFEIEEADGNKQWWFGGGTDLTPTYLNEEDAVHFHKTLKEACDKHDLKLYPKYKKWCDDYFYIKHRGERRGIGGIFFDDVDSPSKEEVFQFVKSCAKAVVPCYIPIVKRHCHDSFTPEEKLWQQLRRGRYVEFNLVYDRGTKFGLLTPGSRIESILMSLPLTARWEYMHTPPESSKEAEILEVLRNPKDWVH